The Deltaproteobacteria bacterium genome has a window encoding:
- a CDS encoding nucleotidyltransferase domain-containing protein, whose translation MEINISNSYSQRLKALNITIIYLFGSFAEDKTMPFSDIDIGILLTQEAMVDTGKNMGEIYNQVYDVLTDMFPSRNIDIVFLQKAPLELRFDVITHGRILYESSRDASLKFEEDTMILYADFKPLLKEINDTIINRA comes from the coding sequence ATGGAAATAAACATCAGCAATTCATATTCGCAAAGGCTGAAAGCATTAAATATTACAATTATTTATCTTTTCGGTTCTTTTGCAGAAGATAAAACTATGCCGTTCAGCGATATTGATATCGGGATTCTGCTTACACAGGAGGCAATGGTAGATACAGGTAAGAACATGGGTGAAATTTATAATCAAGTGTATGACGTTCTTACTGACATGTTTCCATCAAGAAATATTGACATCGTATTCCTCCAAAAAGCCCCCCTTGAGCTAAGATTCGACGTGATAACCCATGGCAGGATTTTGTATGAATCCTCACGGGATGCGAGCCTCAAATTTGAAGAAGACACGATGATACTTTATGCGGATTTCAAACCACTATTGAAAGAGATAAACGATACCATCATAAATAGGGCTTGA